One Sulfitobacter sp. M39 genomic window, CGCATTGGGCGTTTTGGAGGCATAGTCCAGCCCCGTCTGTTCGTGGATCGGCAGCGCGTCCATATCGGCACGCAGCCCGATGACCTTGCCCGAGGTGGTGGCGTTGCCCTTGATCACGCCGACAACACCGGTACGTCCGATGCCTTCGACAACTTCGTCACAGCCGAAGGCGCGCAGTTTCTCGGCCACGGTGGCAGAGGTGCGATGCGTCTCGAACAGGATCTCGGGGTGTTCGTGCAAATCACGTCGCCATGCGGTGATGTCATTGTGCAATTCGGCAAATCGGTTCTTAACGGGCATTTTTCGAAGTCCTTGAAGTCTGTGAAAAAAGGGAACGCGCAGCGCCCCTTTCGGGCAAAGCCGGCGGCTAGGCTGGCAATCTTGTTTCAATCATTTCCGCGAACCAGCTACAACCTGCGGGGATCGCGTCATCGTTGAAATTATACATGGGGTGGTGGACGGTGGGCCCGGCGCCATTGCCCAGCATGATATAGGCACCGGGACGCTGGTTCAGCATATACGAGAAATCCTCTCCGGCCATGATCGGAGGCGTGTCACGGTCCACCCCCGGAGCGATATTCTCGGCCACGTCAGCGGCATAGGCGGTGTTCGCGTCAGCGTTCACGGTGATGGGATAGCCCCGCGTGTAAGTGATGTCGGCAGTGCATTGGTGGGCGGCGCAGGTGTGGGTCACGACAGCCTCCAGCCGGTCCTGCACCAGATCGCGGATGCCCGCATCCAGCGTGCGGACCGTACCGCGCAGACGCACGGTTTGGGGCAAGACGTTGTGGCTGTCGGTGTCGGACCGCAGGGTACAGACCGATACGACAGCATTCTTGATCGGGTCCACGTTGCGCGCGGCGATGGATTGCAGCGCGACAACGACATGCGCCGCGGCAAGGTTGGTATCGATCGCCTCGTGCGGAGCGGCGGCATGGCCGCCCTGCCCGGTGATGATGATGTCGAACTCATCCGCCGCCGCCAGTAAAGGGCCACTGCGGATCGCGAATTCCCCCACGGGATGATCCGGCATATTGTGCATGCCGTAGACCTCGTCGATGGACCAACGCTCCATCAGGCCTTCCTCGACCATGACGTTGCCACCGCCACCGCCCTCTTCAGCGGGTTGGAAGATAAGCACCGCCCGCCCGTCAAAATTTCGCGTTTCTGCAAGATATTGCGCGGCCCCCAGCAGGATCGCGGTGTGCCCGTCATGGCCGCAGGCATGCATCTTGCCCGGCGTTTTGGAGGCATACTCAAGCCCCGTCGCCTCGGTGATGGGCAGAGCGTCCATATCCGCGCGCAAGCCGATGCTGCGCCCCGAGGCATTAGTCTTGCCCTCGATCACCGCGACGATGCCGCTTTGCGCCACACCGGTGGTGATATCGGTGATGCCAAAGCTACGTAGCTTTTCTTCGACAAAAGCCGCGGTCTGCGGCAGATCGAATTGTAGTTCGGGGATCGTATGCAGGTGACGCCGCCACGCGGTGATGTCGGCATGGGTTTCGGCAAAGCGGTTCTTGATCGGCATCGCGTGCATTCCTTTATGTGTGACTAGACGTTCGGGCCCAGGATCATCGGGCTGCCATCGGTGAAACGTGCAAGGCGAAAGCGGGTCAGGTCATGCCCGGCGCTTTGCCCCGTGGCCAGACGCGCCAGAACGCGGCCCATGCCCGGCCCGATACCAAAGCCGTGCCCTGACATGCCCGTGCCGATGGTCAGCCCCGGCAGTGCTGCCACAGTATCCACGACAGGTACAATGTCAGGCATCGTGTCGATCATCCCCGCCCAGGCAGATTTCAGCTTTATCGGCCCCAGATCGGGAAACATTGCTGAAAAATCACGCAGCAGGCGGTGGATTTTGGCCATATTGGGCGTGGGGTTAAGGATGCGCATCGCCTCGAAGGGGGATGGGGTATCGGCCTGCCAGCGCCGCTTGGTCGTCCAGGCATCGGGAAAGCCCTTGGGCGCAAAAGGGTGAAGCCGTTGACCAAAGGGATCGGCGCGCAATTGGGTCAGGTAATGGGGCAAGGCGCGAAAGGCGTCAGGGCCCACAAAAAGCTCGGGCGCGCCGGGAGGGGCGAGCGTATAGCCGCCATCCTCGCGCCGTCGGAACGCGACCCGCCCGTCCGACACCGCCCCTGCGTAAATTTCAGGCAAGCATTCGGTCGCCGCCACATTTTCGCGCACCGACAACTGCGGCATAGAGATACCGTGATTGCGCAGGAACAGCGCCGACCACGCGCCACCTGCCAGCACCACCTGCGAAGACGCGATACGCCCCTGTTCCGTGATCACCCCGGCAACCCGCCCCGCCGCGATATCAAGGCAGCGCACGGCGCAATTCGCGATGATCTGAACGCCCTCTCGTGCCGCGATACCGGCGAGAGCGGGCACCGCGACCCAAGGCTCCGCCCGCATGTCCGACGGCGTGATCAGTGCGCCGATCTGAGGTGTAGCAAGGCCGGGGAACATGGCGGAGACCTCGGCTGACGTCATCATCCGGCTGTCCGCGCCATTGGCCCGCGCATGGGGCAGCCAGTCCTCATAGCCCGCAAGCTGTGCCGGCCGTTGCGCCAGATAGGCAATGCCGCCCTGCCGCAGCCCGATATCCACGTTCGTTTGCCCCGCAAGTTCGCGCCAGAGCGCCTGCGCCTCGGCCATGATCGGCATCTCGTCAGGGTCGCGCCCCTGTTGCCGGATCCACCCCCAGTTGCGGCTGGATTGTTCAGCGGCGATGCGACCCTTTTCCAGCAAGGTGACCGAGTGACCCTCCCGGGCGAGGAACAGCGCCGTGCAGACCCCGATGATCCCGCCGCCGATAACGACGATATCCGACGTCGCTGGCTGGGGGCC contains:
- a CDS encoding M20 aminoacylase family protein, with amino-acid sequence MPIKNRFAETHADITAWRRHLHTIPELQFDLPQTAAFVEEKLRSFGITDITTGVAQSGIVAVIEGKTNASGRSIGLRADMDALPITEATGLEYASKTPGKMHACGHDGHTAILLGAAQYLAETRNFDGRAVLIFQPAEEGGGGGNVMVEEGLMERWSIDEVYGMHNMPDHPVGEFAIRSGPLLAAADEFDIIITGQGGHAAAPHEAIDTNLAAAHVVVALQSIAARNVDPIKNAVVSVCTLRSDTDSHNVLPQTVRLRGTVRTLDAGIRDLVQDRLEAVVTHTCAAHQCTADITYTRGYPITVNADANTAYAADVAENIAPGVDRDTPPIMAGEDFSYMLNQRPGAYIMLGNGAGPTVHHPMYNFNDDAIPAGCSWFAEMIETRLPA
- a CDS encoding NAD(P)/FAD-dependent oxidoreductase: MQPFPIHTTTPVTYPGPQPATSDIVVIGGGIIGVCTALFLAREGHSVTLLEKGRIAAEQSSRNWGWIRQQGRDPDEMPIMAEAQALWRELAGQTNVDIGLRQGGIAYLAQRPAQLAGYEDWLPHARANGADSRMMTSAEVSAMFPGLATPQIGALITPSDMRAEPWVAVPALAGIAAREGVQIIANCAVRCLDIAAGRVAGVITEQGRIASSQVVLAGGAWSALFLRNHGISMPQLSVRENVAATECLPEIYAGAVSDGRVAFRRREDGGYTLAPPGAPELFVGPDAFRALPHYLTQLRADPFGQRLHPFAPKGFPDAWTTKRRWQADTPSPFEAMRILNPTPNMAKIHRLLRDFSAMFPDLGPIKLKSAWAGMIDTMPDIVPVVDTVAALPGLTIGTGMSGHGFGIGPGMGRVLARLATGQSAGHDLTRFRLARFTDGSPMILGPNV